The following are encoded together in the Phaseolus vulgaris cultivar G19833 chromosome 9, P. vulgaris v2.0, whole genome shotgun sequence genome:
- the LOC137820526 gene encoding nascent polypeptide-associated complex subunit alpha-like protein 2, with protein MSPGPVVEASPEVQTEQEVPFVDDATQKKKPQPQDDDAPVVEDVKDEADDDEEDDDDDDDDDKEDGAQGGAEGSKQSRSEKKSRKAMLKLGLKPVTGVSRVTIKRTKNILFFISKPDVFKSPNSETYVIFGEAKIEDLSSQLQTQAAQQFRMPDIGSVTAKQDQDAAAAQPVEEEEVDETGVELHDIDLVMTQAGVSRSKAVKALKTHNGDIVGAIMELTT; from the exons ATGTCTCCAGGTCCTGTCGTTGAAGCTTCCCCTGAGGTTCAAACAGAACAAGAGGTTCCTTTCGTTGACGACGCAACTCAGAAGAAGAAACCTCAACCTCAG GATGACGACGCTCCCGTTGTAGAAGACGTGAAGGACGAAGCCGACGACGATGAAGAAGACGACGATGACGACGACGACGACGACAAGGAAGACGGTGCTCAAG GTGGTGCTGAGGGTTCAAAACAGAGCAGAAGTGAGAAAAAAAGCCGAAAAGCAATGTTGAAGCTGGGACTAAAACCTGTTACGGGCGTTAGTAGGGTCACAATCAAGAGAACAAAAAAT ATTCTTTTCTTCATCTCAAAGCCCGATGTATTCAAGAGTCCAAATTCTGAGACCTACGTCATATTCGGGGAAGCAAAAATAGAGGACTTGAGCTCTCAGTTGCAGACACAGGCTGCCCAACAGTTCAGGATGCCAGATATTGGATCTGTAACAGCGAAACAGGATCAAGATGCTGCAGCAGCACAGCCTGTAGAAGAGGAGGAGGTTGATGAAACTGGCGTTGAGCTCCATGACATTGATTTGGTGATGACACAGGCAGGAGTGTCAAGAAGCAAGGCTGTCAAGGCACTCAAGACTCACAACGGCGATATTGTTGGAGCCATTATGGAACTCACTACATAA
- the LOC137822195 gene encoding RPM1 interacting protein 13-like — MEEITVNGKGSVILWPKKERILVCLGKEDMKRLEKTEDCFILDFDPYDSFDFSMFSSDDKNQGDVSEDVCIIGENSQVACRDYPHPRHMCLKFPFTTTPHESYCEMCYCCVCDMRAPCKHWTRFTSPHCDEAYI, encoded by the exons ATGGAAGAGATAACGGTGAATGGGAAAGGTTCAGTCATTCTATGGCCAAAGAAAGAGAGAATCCTAGTCTGTTTGGGTAAAGAGGACATGAAACGTTTAGAGAAAACTGAGGATTGTTTCATCTTAGATTTCGACCCATATGACTCGTTCGACTTCTCCATGTTTTCCTCGGACGATAAAAACCAGGGTGATGTCTCTGAAGATGTCTGCATTATTGGTGAAAACAGTCAG GTAGCTTGCAGGGATTACCCGCATCCAAGACATATGTGTCTTAAATTTCCGTTTACTACAACACCTCACGAGAGCTATTGTGAAATG TGTTACTGTTGTGTTTGTGACATGCGTGCTCCTTGTAAGCATTGGACCCGATTTACGTCCCCACACTGTGATGAAGCTTATATATAA